Genomic window (Streptomyces sp. NBC_01431):
GCCGGGCCCCGGGTGCGCTGATCGTCGCCAACCACATCTCCTGGCTCGACGTCGTGGCGCTGCTCGCCGTCGAGCCGGTCACCGTCCTCGCCAAACGGGAGGTGGGCCAGTGGCCGCTCGTCGGCACGCTCGCCCGGCGCATCGGAACCCGCTTCATCGACCGGGCAGCCGTACGCGAACTCCCTCACGTAGTAGATGAGTTGGCGGACATGCTCCGCTCGGGCCGCTCCGTCCTGGTCTTCCCGCAGGCGACCACCTGGTGCACCGTGGCGGGCGGCCGGTTCAGGCGGGCCGCGTTCCAGGCGGCCGTCGACGCGGGCGCACCGGTGCGGCCGACGACCGTCGACTACGTCCAGCACGGCGAGCCCAGCACGGTCGCCGCCTTCCTCGGCGGCGACGACTTCACGACCTCGCTGCGCCGGGTGGCCGCGGCCCGGGACCTGACCGTCCGGGTCACCGCGCACCCGCCGCTGTGGGGGTCCGACCGCCGCACCCTGGCGGCGCGGGCCCACGCCGCGGTCACCGCCACCGTGCAGCCCGTGCACGCGGACCCGTACGCACGCGCCTGAACAGCGCCGGCCGCGCCCGGCGGGGCCCTAAGCTGAGCAGCCATGTTCGCACCCCAGGGCCCCACCGTCCGTGAACTCGCCGTCCAGGCGCTGTCGTCCGTCGAGCACGGTTACGACCTTCTGGCCCCGAAGTTCGACCACACTCCGTTCCGCACACCGGACGCGATCCTCCACTCCGTGGCCGCGGTACTCGACGGGCTCGGCCCCTTCGGGCGCGGACTCGACCTGTGCTGCGGCACCGGCGCGGGCATCGGTGTCCTGGAGGCGGTGTGCCGCGAGCGGGTCACCGGAGTCGACATCAGCGCGGGGATGCTCGCTGTTGCGGCCCGCTCGCATCCGGAGGCCGACTGGGTGCGGGCCGACGCACGGGCCCTGCCGTTCAGCTCCGGGTTCGACCTGGCGGTCAGCTTCGGGGCGTTCGGGCACTTCCTGCCCCGCGAGCGGCCGGCCCTGTTCGCCCAGGCGTACGCCGCCCTCAGGCCGGGCGGCCGGTTCGCCTTCCCCGTCGTCGCACCGGCCCGGCCCGGCAGCCCCGCCTACTTCGCCCTGCTGGGCTTCGACACCGCGATGCGGGTGCGCAACGCGCTGTGGCGGCCCCCGTTCGTCATGTACTACCGCGGGTTCCGGCTCAGCGACATCCAGCGGGAACTCGCGGCCGCCGGCTTCGGCGTGGAGTTGTACGCGCTGCGGGAGCTCGGGCAGCGCCCGGACGGCAGCCCGCGCGCCCGGCTCGTGGTGGCGGTCAAATGAGCCGACCACGGCGTCAGGACCCGTTGTGGAACACCGTCCGCGGGGTACGCGCGGGCAAGCGGCCGCAGCGGCCGCGGACCCGGGCGGGGTCCGGACAGCGGCTCTGAGGAGACAACGTGAAGCGCACAGGCCTGGTGGCCGCCCTGGCGGTCGTGGCGGCGGCCGCCGTCGTCCTTGCCGTCGTCGTCGGCCCCTGGTGGTGGCTGGCCGCCGGGCCGCTGCTCGCGCTGGCCGCGACCGGAACGCACGACCTCCTCCAGCGCCGCCACTCCGTGCTGCGTAACTATCCCGTCCTCGGGCACCTGCGGTTCCTGATGGAGGCCGTCCGCCCGGAGATGCAGCAGTACTTCATCGAGCGCGACTACGACGGCCGGCCCTTCGACCGCGACACCCGCTCCGCGGTGTACGAACGGGCCAAGGGAACCGCCGACCAGGACCCGTTCGGCTCCGAACTCGACGTCTACGAGCCGGGATACGAGTTCTTCACCCACTCCGTCGCGCCGGTCCCCGTCCCCGACGAGCCGCCCCGGGTGCGCCTGGGCGGCCCAGGCTGCTCGCACCCGTACGACATGTCCCTGCTCAATGTGTCCGCGATGAGCTTCGGCTCGCTGTCCGCCCAGGCGGTCCTCG
Coding sequences:
- a CDS encoding lysophospholipid acyltransferase family protein translates to MNPWSVEAPCTSACVRAATPRVPLGETVRRYVALTHTLVRADAMGERLADPRILRTQAHAVLDALGVRLESGPSLPGRAPGALIVANHISWLDVVALLAVEPVTVLAKREVGQWPLVGTLARRIGTRFIDRAAVRELPHVVDELADMLRSGRSVLVFPQATTWCTVAGGRFRRAAFQAAVDAGAPVRPTTVDYVQHGEPSTVAAFLGGDDFTTSLRRVAAARDLTVRVTAHPPLWGSDRRTLAARAHAAVTATVQPVHADPYARA
- a CDS encoding class I SAM-dependent methyltransferase; translated protein: MFAPQGPTVRELAVQALSSVEHGYDLLAPKFDHTPFRTPDAILHSVAAVLDGLGPFGRGLDLCCGTGAGIGVLEAVCRERVTGVDISAGMLAVAARSHPEADWVRADARALPFSSGFDLAVSFGAFGHFLPRERPALFAQAYAALRPGGRFAFPVVAPARPGSPAYFALLGFDTAMRVRNALWRPPFVMYYRGFRLSDIQRELAAAGFGVELYALRELGQRPDGSPRARLVVAVK